A window of Acidimicrobiales bacterium genomic DNA:
TGGTGGGCCGCCAGCCGGACAGCAGCCCCCTGGTGCAGTCGGGCGAGGCCCTGCCCCTCCCCGTGGACGACCCGGAGCGCTCCATCTCCCGGGCCCACGCCGAGCTGCGCCTGGTCGACTGGGACGTGCACCTGGTGAACCTGTCGGAGACCAACGGCTCCTTCGTGTGGGACCCCACCTCCAACCAGTGGGTCCCCATCCCCGCCGGCCAGTCGGTGATGCTCACCCCCGGCATGCGCGTGGCCCTGGGCCGTCGCTCCGCCGTCTTCGAGTCCGCCCTCGTCCGCTGACCCACCCCGAACCTGGCACCTTTCCGTACCGCATGGGTACGAAAAGGTGCCGAGAACGGAGGACGGGGGGAGGAGGGTTGGGCGCCACCGCCAACGGTGACGCTGGGCGCCGTGGATGCCGAGTGGAACCCCTTCGGATGGCCGGCCCTGGGACGACTGGCAGCCGAGAGCCACGGGATCCTCACCACTGAGCGGATGCTCGACGCCGGCGTCACGACGCCAGGTCACGGCGTGGGTGCGGAGCGGTCGCCTCGTGCCGATGGCCCGTGGCACCTTCCTGGTGGCCGGCGCCCCCGTCACCTTCGAGGCGCGGGTCCTCGGCGCCGTCTCGGTCCATGGGACCGAGACGTGGGCCTCACACCGGACGGCGGCCGCGCTCTGGCGAGTGCCCGGTTTCCCCGAGGACCACCGCATCGACCTGCTCCGACCGGTCGACGGGAGCAACGAGCGACGGGGGGCGGTGATCCACCGGTCCTCGTCGATCCCGATGGAGCACGTGACCGTCCACCGCCGAATCCCGCTGACCACGCCCGCCCGGACGCTCATGGACCTGGCCGCGACGATCGGCACCTCGCGTCTGGAGCGGGCCGTCGCCGAGTCCGTGCGCCGCGGCCTGTGCTCGGACGCGAGCCTCCGGGTCGTGCTGGCCCGGCTCGGAGGTCGCGGGCGACCTGGCACTCGTCGGCTCCGACAAGTCCTGGAGGCCCGAGATCCGGCCGTGCCCACCTCCTCGGAGCTGGAGGAGCTGGCTCGCGCCACCATCCTCGGTGACGGGCTGACCGAGCCGGAGTGGCAGGTCGACCTCAACGACGGCGAAGGGTGGATCGGTCGCGTCGATGGCGTCTTCCGGTCAGCCCGGCTCGTCATCGAGCTCGACTCCCGGGAGTGGCACGGCCAGCACACCGATCTCCTGGAGGACGCCCGTCGTGATCGACGCCTGACCGCCGCTGGCTACGTGGTCGTGAGGATCCGCTGGTCCGATCTGACCCACCGGAGCGACGCGGTCCTGGCCCAGATCCGCGCCCTGCTCGACGCCCGCACCCCCGCGGCCTGACCCGAACCGACCTGGCACCTTTCCGTACCGCATGGGTACGAAAAGGTGCCGAGAACGGGGGGAGATCAGTCGACGGGGGTGGGGGGGGCGGCCTCGGCGGCGTCGAGGAGGGCCTCCAGGCCGGAGCGTTCCAGCTGGTTGGGGTCGGGGGCCACCAGGAGGACGGGGCAGCCGAGGCGCTCCGCGTCGGGGCGGGCCCGCTCGACCGGTTCCAGGCCCTCGGGGCCGGCGAAGGGGCGGACCACCGCCACGGCACCGGCGGCGGCCTGAGCGCCCTCCACCGTGGCCAGGGTGGAGGCCTCGACCCGGCCGGCCCGGCCCAGGGCGGCCAGGCGATCGAGCGCGGACTGGAGCCGGCGGACGGCCCGGCTGCCGGGGGCCAGGCCGACGACGGTGGGGCCGGTGCCGGCCGGGAGGGCCAGCCGCACGCCGTACTCGAAGGCGGCCACCCCGGGCGCGCCGTCGCCGGCCTCGACCACCGGTGGCCCGTCGGGGGCCACGGCGCCGACCCGGGGCAGCGGGGCCACCACCACTCCGACGTCGGCGGGGCCGGCGGCGACCAGGGCGGCCACCGTCGACACCCAGGCCGGGTCCTCCCGGCGGTCGCCGACGAGCACCAGACGGGCCCCCATGCGCTGGGCCTGGGCGGCGATGTCCTCGGCCAGGGAGTCGGTCCGCTGGGAGAAGGACTGCACCGAGAGGCCGCGGGCCCGCACCCGTTCCTCCAGGCCGCGCAGGGAGTCGAGCTCGGAGGCGATGGTGTCGAGGAAGCTGGACAGCTCCCGACCGCCGTCGGTGGCCTGCTGCTGCTCGAAGGAGGTGAGCACCACCTCGGCCGGCATCTGGGAGGCGGCGATGCCGCACGCCATGTCGACCAGCGGCTCGGCCGACGCCGGGTCGTCGATGGCGACCAGGACCCGGAACGAGATGGCGTCCCCCAACGCGGCCCGCTCGGCCTCGGCGATGTCGTGCTCGATCATCCGGTCCGGGTAGATCTTCTTGAGCAGGGGCGAGGTCATGATCGTGGTGATGATGGCCATGAGCACCAGGGCCGTGAAGAGGGTGTCGTCGAGCACGCCCTTGTCACGCCCGATGGACAGCAGCACCAGCTCGGTCAGGCCCCGGGTGTTCATGAGGGTGCCGATGGCGGCCGAGCGCCGCCACGACATGCCCTGGAACCGCCCGGCCACCGTGGCCCCCACGAACTTGCCCACACAGGCCACGGCCACGATGGCGGCCAGCACCCCCAGGAAGCTGCCGATGGAGACCTTGCCGACCTTGGCGTTGAGCCCGGTGACGATGAAGAAGAGCGGCAGGAGGAGGAGCACGGCGATGCTCTCGATGCGCTCCAGGATCTTGTGGGTGAACTCCTCGGCCCCGTCGCGGGGGAACACCACGCCGAGCATGAAGGCCCCGAAGATCGAGTGGATGCCGATCTTGGACGTGCAGTAGGAGGCGACGAGCAGCAGGCCGAGCACGGCGGCCAGCACGTCGGGGGTGAGGGTGCCCGCGGCCTTGAACCGGGCATTGAGCTTGGCCAGCACCGGCTTCACCGCGACCGACATGAGGACGCCGAAGCCGATGGTCAGCCCCATCACCCGGAACAGGTGCACGGCGGGGTTGCCGCCCCCGTCCCCGGTGGTCGACTCGATGACCGCGGTCACCAGGGCCAGCAACGACCAGGCCAGGATGTCGTCGATGGCCGCGCAGGCCAGCGCCACCGCGCCCACCGTGGTGCCCTGCATGCGTCGCTCGTGGAGGATCCGGGCCAGCACCGGGAAGGCCGTGACCGACATGGACGCGCCGATGAAGAGGGCGAAGGGGATGAAGTCGATGCCGTCGGGCAGGTAGGTGTCGTGGATGGCCCAGGCCAGGCCGAAGCCGAGGGCGAAGGGGAAGATCACCGAGGTCAGCGAGACCCCGGCCGCCAACCGCTCCTTGCCCTTGATCAGCTTCATGTCCAGCTCCAGGCCGACCACGAACATGAAGATGATGAGGCCCACCTCGGCCAGCACCTTCAGGAAGGGCCGGGCCTCGGCCGGGAACAGCGTGTCGCTGAGGGGCTCACTCAGGTTGAACAGCTCGGTGATGGTGCCCGAGCCCAGCAGCATCGGCCCGAGGGCCAGGCCGGCAAGGATCTCCCCGACCACCGGGGGTTGGCCGATGCGTCGGAAGAGGGCCCCGATCAGGCGGGCCACCACCAGGATGATGGCCACGTCGAGGAGGACCCAGGCCACGGTGGCCTCGTCCACTCCCCCACCGGCGGCAAGGATCAGCCCCGACATCGCTCCTCCATCTCCGGGGTCGCCCCGGCTCTGCGCCGGCCACCCGGCCGGATCAGGCGGGGCACACAGTACGACTCCCGCCCACCGGCCGCGCCCGAGACCGGCAGGGGACCCGACCCCCGGCTCAGCGGGCCCCGACCGGCCAGGGGAAGAGGGCGGCAGGAGGCAGGTCGAGGGCGGCGGCCAGGCGGAGCTTGAGCTTGTCGTGGGGGCAGATCTCGCCGTGCTCGACCTTGCTGATGGTCTGCTGGGACACGCCGCACGCCCGGGCCAGGGCCAGCTGGCTGAGGCGCCGGCTGCGGCGGGCGTCGGCGACGCGCATGCCCCACTCGTCCGTGGGCACCTCGGCGAGGGCAGGTGGGGCGATGACGCGGATGGTGACGTCGAGCGGGGAGGGCATGGTCGAACTATGACCCGTGGAGGGCGAGAGTGAACTCGTTTCCAGCGTGAAACGTCGGACTGGGGTGGAAAAAGCGTCTGACCAGGACACGAGACGCAGGGTTCACGCCTGGCAGGCGTGGAACACTGGCTCGGTGCCCTCCTCACCCCGCACCGCTCTGGCCGAGCGGCTCCGCGCCGAGCTCAGAGCGTCCGGCGTCAGCCAGGCCAGCCTGGCCGAACAGGTCGGCGTCAGCCAGCAGACGGTCTCGAAGTGGCTGACGGCCGAGACCCAACCGAGGCCCAAGCTGCTGGGGGCGCTGGCCCGGGCGCTGGGGATGGACGTCAACGAGCTGTCGGCGGCCCTGGTCGCCGACGACGCCGACCCGCCGTCACCCGATCGACTGACCGAGATGCGGGTGGCGGCCCTCGATCGGCGCATCCGGGACCTCTCGCCCGACCAGCTGTCCCGGCTCGAGGCCTACGTGCGCGGGCTGCTCGACGGCCGGAGCTGACCGGCGGTGGAGCTGGCGGACCAGGCTCCCGACCCGCCCTGGGACCCGTGGGCCGCCCTCCGGGCCCGGCCCCACGTCGAGCTGCGCTTCGCCCCGGAGGCGGCCCTGACCGGGGGCGCCATGCTGGTGTCGGGGCCGGGTCGGGCCATCGTCGTCCTGGACCCGGCGCTGGATCGGCGGGCCCGGCGCTGCGCCCTGGCCCACGAGCTGGTCCACGAGGAGCGGGGCGGCGGCTGCGACGGCCACGGCCTGCCGGAGTGGTTGGACGACGTCGTCGCCCGCGACGAGGCCGCCGTCAACCGGGAGGTGGCGATCCGCCTCGTGCCCCGCCGTGCCCTGCAGCACCTGGTCGAGCAGCGCGGCGGCCTGGGTGAGGGCGTGGCCCCGTGGGAGGTGGCCGACGCCTTCGACGTCGACGACACGGTCGCCGCCCTGGCCCTCAGCCTGCTGGCCGCGGCGCCGGCCTGAGGCCCGGCGGAAGGGGTCGGCCCGGGGCGGGTGCCGGCCTGCCCTAGGGTCGGGCGCCGTGAGCGCCGCCGCCCCCGCGCCCCCGACCCCGGTGGTCGCCACCGCCGGGGTGGTGAAGTGGTGGGGGTCGACCCTGGCCCTGGCCGGGGCCGAGGTGGTGGTGGGCACGGGCGTGACCGGGCTGCTGGGCGCCAACGGCTCGGGCAAGACGACCCTCTTCGGCCTGCTGCTCGGCCTGCACCGCCCCGACGAGGGGACGATCCGGGTGCTGGGCCTCGACCCCACCGAGGCCGGCCCCGAGGTGCGGGCCCGGGTGGGCTACTCCCCCGAGCACCACTCGCTGCCCCCCGACGTGAAGGCGGTCGACTTCGTGCGCCACGTGGGCGAGCTCCACGGCCTGCCCCGGCGCGAGGCCACGGGCCGGGCCTCGGACGTGCTGTGGCAGGTGGGCCTGGGCGAGGAGCGGATCCGCCCGCTGGGCACCATGTCCACCGGGCAGCGCCAGCGGGTCAAGCTGGCCCAGGCCATCGTGCACGACCCCGTCCTGGTCCTGCTGGACGAGCCCACCGAGGGCCTCGACCCCGTGCAGCGGGACGACATGCTGGCCCTCATCCGGCGGGTGGGCCACGACTTCGGCATCCACGTGATCCTGTCCAGCCACGTCCTCGACGAGGTCGAGCGGGTGGCCGACGGGGCGGTGATCCTCCACGCCGGGCAGGTGGTGAGCAGCGGGTCGCTCTCCGAGCTGCAGGCGTCGAGCACGGGCGGCGTGGTCCTGGAGGTGGCCGGCGACCCCGAGCCGTTCTACGCCGCCATCCGGTCCCACGGCGTGCCCCTCTACGTGGACGGGGACCGGATCTTCGTCGAGGGCGGTGAGGACGCCTTCGACCTGGTGCGGGACGAGCTGGCCCGCCTGGACCTGCCCGTGCGCCGGCTCGAGCCCCGCCGCCGGTCGCTGGAGGAGGTCTTCCTGTCGGCCGGCCTCACCGGTGGGCAGGCCCGGGCCGGGGCGACGTCGTGACCACCCCGACCGACCCGGCCCCCCGGGCCCGCATCATCGACCGGGGGTACCGGACCTACACCGGCCCGCGCACCGCCGTCCGCGGGGCGTTCACCACCGTCTGGCGCCAGAGCGTCCAGCGGGCCCTGGGGCTGCGCCGCTCGGCGTGGGCCAAGATCCTGCCGCTGGCCGCGGTGGGCATCTCCTACGTGCCGGCCATCGTCTTCGTGGGCCTGGTGGCCCTGCTCCCCGACGTCGACGCGGCCGAGATCGAGCTGCCCAGCTACGGCGACTACTTCCCCTTCATCCAGGCCGCCATCGTCCTGTTCATCGCCTTCGTCGGGCCCGAGGTGCTGTGCACCGACCGGCGCACCGGCATGCTCGGCATCTACCTGGCCTCGCCCCTCACCCGGGACAGCTACCTGCTGGCCAAGGCGGCGGCCACCGCCGCGGTGCTGGCCCTGGTGACCATCGGGCCCCCGCTCCTCATGCTGGTGGCCAACGTGCTCCAGGGCGTCGGGCCCGACGGGCCGGCCGGCGTGGCCGGGACCCTGGCCCGGGTGGTGGGGGCGGGGGCGGTCATGGCCGTCCTGTTCACCGCCGTGTCGATGGGGGTGTCGTCCCTGACCGACCGCAAGGCCTTCGCCACCGCCGCCCTGCTGCTGATGCTGGTGGTGTCGTCGCTGTTCCTGTCCGTGCTGATCGAGGCCACCAGCCTGCCCGAGGGCCTCCAGGCCCTGAGCCTGGTGACCGGGCCGTTCAACCTGGTGCAGCTCATCCACGGGGAGCGGCCCGCCATCCCCGAGATCACCCTGGCCGGGGCGGCCGCCGGGGCGGCGGCGTGGACGCTGCTCGGTGCCGCCGTGTGCCGGGTGCGCTACCAGCTCCTGCAGGTGACGCGGTGACCGCCCCGGTGGCGGCCCCGGCGGTGGGCCCGGCGGTGGACGAGGGGACCGCCATGGTGGAGGTCGAGGGGTGCAGCCGCTGGTTCGGCGACGTGGTCGCCGTGTCGGAGGTGACGTTCTCGTTGGGGGCCGGCGTCACCGCCCTGCTCGGCCCCAACGGGGCCGGCAAGTCGACCCTGCTCCGGCTGCTGTGCGGGCTGGTCCCCCCGGCCCGGGGCACGGTGCGGGTCCTGGGGCGCGACCCGCGGCGCGACGTCGAGGTCCACCGCCACCTGGCCCTGGTGCCCCAGCAGGAGACGGTGTTCGACCGCCTCACCGCCCTGGAGCTGGTCGAGACCTGCGCCGCGCTGCGCGGCGTGGCCTCACCCCGGGAGGCGGCGGCCCACGCCCTCTCGGTGGTGGAGCTGGACCCGGGCGACCCCCGCTCCCTGCCCACCTACTCCCGGGGCATGCGCCAACGGGTCAAGGTGGCCCAAGCCATCGTCCACGAGCCGTCGGTGATCGTCCTCGACGAGCCGCTGACCGGGCTCGACCCCCGGCAGCGTCGCCACATGACCGACCTGTTCCACCGCCTCGGCGACGAGGGGCGGTGCGTCGTCGTGTCCAGCCACGTGCTCGAGGAGGTGGAGCGCTTCGGGTCGAACGTGCTGGTCATCGTGCAGGGCCGCCTGGCCGCCGAGGGCGACTTCCGGGCCATCCGCGACCTGATGGACGACCGGCCCCACCGCATCCGCCTGCGCACCGACCGGCCCCAGGAGCTGGGCGGCCGCCTGCTGGCCGCCCGCCAGGTCATCGGCCTGGAGATCGTCGACACCGACATCGTCATCGTGGAGACCGACCGGGTCCACGACTTCCGCCGCACCGTGGCCGCCGCGGCCCGCGACGAGGGGGCCCGGCTGTGGGAGGTCGTCCCCCTGGACGACGACCTCGACTCGGTGTTCCGCTACCTGGTGGGCCGCTGATGGCCGCGCCCCCGATGCTCGCCCCCCCGGCCCAGGGGTCGCCCCGGGGCGCTCTGGGCCGGCTCTACGTGGTGTTCCTGCGCCACCAGCTGACCTGGGGCCGGGCCGTGGTCATCGCCGCCCTGGGGGGCGTGGCCGTGCTCATCGGCCTGGCCGTGCGGGCCGGGGCCGACGACCCGGTCACCACCGGCACCGAGTTCATCAACAACTTCGCCTTCACCACCGTGGTGCCCATCTGCGCCCTGGTGTTCGCCAGCTCGGCCCTGGGCGACACCGTCGACGACCGCACCCTGGTGTACCTGTGGCTCACCCCGGTGGCCCGCTGGCGCATCGCCGCCGCCGCCAGCCTGGCCTCGGTCACCGTGGCCCTGCCCCTCGTGTTCGTGCCCCTGGTGCTGGCGGCCACGGCCACCGGCGCGGGGTCGGCCCTGGTGGGTGGCACCGCGGTGGCGACCATCGTGGGCGTGGTCGGCTACGCCGGGGTGTTCACCGCCCTGGGCCTGCGGTTCCGGCGGGCCCTGGTGTGGGGCATCGCCTACATCCTGGTGTGGGAGGGCTTCGTGGCCACGGCCAGCGAGACGGCGGCCAAGCTCTCGATCCGGGCCTACACCGCCTCGGTGCTGTCCCAGTACACGGGTGTGGGCCTGCGCCTGGGCACCCTCACCCTGGCCTCGGCCATCGTGGTCCCGCTGGTGGTGGGCGTGGC
This region includes:
- a CDS encoding cation:proton antiporter; this encodes MSGLILAAGGGVDEATVAWVLLDVAIILVVARLIGALFRRIGQPPVVGEILAGLALGPMLLGSGTITELFNLSEPLSDTLFPAEARPFLKVLAEVGLIIFMFVVGLELDMKLIKGKERLAAGVSLTSVIFPFALGFGLAWAIHDTYLPDGIDFIPFALFIGASMSVTAFPVLARILHERRMQGTTVGAVALACAAIDDILAWSLLALVTAVIESTTGDGGGNPAVHLFRVMGLTIGFGVLMSVAVKPVLAKLNARFKAAGTLTPDVLAAVLGLLLVASYCTSKIGIHSIFGAFMLGVVFPRDGAEEFTHKILERIESIAVLLLLPLFFIVTGLNAKVGKVSIGSFLGVLAAIVAVACVGKFVGATVAGRFQGMSWRRSAAIGTLMNTRGLTELVLLSIGRDKGVLDDTLFTALVLMAIITTIMTSPLLKKIYPDRMIEHDIAEAERAALGDAISFRVLVAIDDPASAEPLVDMACGIAASQMPAEVVLTSFEQQQATDGGRELSSFLDTIASELDSLRGLEERVRARGLSVQSFSQRTDSLAEDIAAQAQRMGARLVLVGDRREDPAWVSTVAALVAAGPADVGVVVAPLPRVGAVAPDGPPVVEAGDGAPGVAAFEYGVRLALPAGTGPTVVGLAPGSRAVRRLQSALDRLAALGRAGRVEASTLATVEGAQAAAGAVAVVRPFAGPEGLEPVERARPDAERLGCPVLLVAPDPNQLERSGLEALLDAAEAAPPTPVD
- a CDS encoding helix-turn-helix transcriptional regulator; translation: MPSPLDVTIRVIAPPALAEVPTDEWGMRVADARRSRRLSQLALARACGVSQQTISKVEHGEICPHDKLKLRLAAALDLPPAALFPWPVGAR
- a CDS encoding ABC transporter permease subunit: MTTPTDPAPRARIIDRGYRTYTGPRTAVRGAFTTVWRQSVQRALGLRRSAWAKILPLAAVGISYVPAIVFVGLVALLPDVDAAEIELPSYGDYFPFIQAAIVLFIAFVGPEVLCTDRRTGMLGIYLASPLTRDSYLLAKAAATAAVLALVTIGPPLLMLVANVLQGVGPDGPAGVAGTLARVVGAGAVMAVLFTAVSMGVSSLTDRKAFATAALLLMLVVSSLFLSVLIEATSLPEGLQALSLVTGPFNLVQLIHGERPAIPEITLAGAAAGAAAWTLLGAAVCRVRYQLLQVTR
- a CDS encoding ABC transporter ATP-binding protein; its protein translation is MSAAAPAPPTPVVATAGVVKWWGSTLALAGAEVVVGTGVTGLLGANGSGKTTLFGLLLGLHRPDEGTIRVLGLDPTEAGPEVRARVGYSPEHHSLPPDVKAVDFVRHVGELHGLPRREATGRASDVLWQVGLGEERIRPLGTMSTGQRQRVKLAQAIVHDPVLVLLDEPTEGLDPVQRDDMLALIRRVGHDFGIHVILSSHVLDEVERVADGAVILHAGQVVSSGSLSELQASSTGGVVLEVAGDPEPFYAAIRSHGVPLYVDGDRIFVEGGEDAFDLVRDELARLDLPVRRLEPRRRSLEEVFLSAGLTGGQARAGATS
- a CDS encoding helix-turn-helix transcriptional regulator; this translates as MPSSPRTALAERLRAELRASGVSQASLAEQVGVSQQTVSKWLTAETQPRPKLLGALARALGMDVNELSAALVADDADPPSPDRLTEMRVAALDRRIRDLSPDQLSRLEAYVRGLLDGRS
- a CDS encoding DUF559 domain-containing protein translates to MARGTFLVAGAPVTFEARVLGAVSVHGTETWASHRTAAALWRVPGFPEDHRIDLLRPVDGSNERRGAVIHRSSSIPMEHVTVHRRIPLTTPARTLMDLAATIGTSRLERAVAESVRRGLCSDASLRVVLARLGGRGRPGTRRLRQVLEARDPAVPTSSELEELARATILGDGLTEPEWQVDLNDGEGWIGRVDGVFRSARLVIELDSREWHGQHTDLLEDARRDRRLTAAGYVVVRIRWSDLTHRSDAVLAQIRALLDARTPAA
- a CDS encoding ABC transporter ATP-binding protein, whose protein sequence is MTAPVAAPAVGPAVDEGTAMVEVEGCSRWFGDVVAVSEVTFSLGAGVTALLGPNGAGKSTLLRLLCGLVPPARGTVRVLGRDPRRDVEVHRHLALVPQQETVFDRLTALELVETCAALRGVASPREAAAHALSVVELDPGDPRSLPTYSRGMRQRVKVAQAIVHEPSVIVLDEPLTGLDPRQRRHMTDLFHRLGDEGRCVVVSSHVLEEVERFGSNVLVIVQGRLAAEGDFRAIRDLMDDRPHRIRLRTDRPQELGGRLLAARQVIGLEIVDTDIVIVETDRVHDFRRTVAAAARDEGARLWEVVPLDDDLDSVFRYLVGR